The window GGGCGATTTTCGCGAGGCGCCGGAAGCGACAACCGATAGCTGGCCTGGCGATGATTCCGCGCGAGACAGCGTGTGGCGGAGCGAAGGGGTCGGCCAAACCACAGTCCGGGCGGCGACGCCCCAGAAAGTGATCGAGCGCTGGAAGGGCGGCCCCGAGAGTGCGCTTTATCGCGTCCAACTCGACAATCGCGGCGGCGGAATCGCGAGCTGGTTATTGCTCGACGAGGTCTATGAGGTCGGCTTTGGCGAGTCGGCGGTTCCGATCGAACTGGTGACTCGCGACGATGAGAACACCGTCATTCTCGCGACCCCGCTGAAAGGTCTCGGGATAGGGGATCTAAGCGAAGCGCTGTTTCGAGTAGAGGGCCAGGGATCGCAGCGCGTGGTTTTTGTACTCGAGCGCAACGGGATCGTGGTTCGCAAGACTTTCGAATTTGATCCAACGAGTTACGCCTTCGCAGTCGAAGTCGCAATCGAGAACGCCACAGATCGCGCTTTAAACCTCGATTTCGACCTCGAATGGGCCGCTTCGGTCGTCGAGGGCAATGACTTCACCGAGCAGTCGTTGATCGCCTTGGCCAATGATGAAGTCGAGCGCGAGCTGATCCCGAGCGTGGGCTCCGGGGGGTTCTTTTCGTTTCTGGGTGGTGGCGACGACGAGGGACCCACCACATTCAAAGGCGTGATCGAGTGGGCCGGCGTGTCGAATCGCTACTTCCTCGCGGCGCTGATTCCGAACTCGCTGGAGTCGAGTATCGCGACGGTGAGCTTCGAGCCCGTGATTCCGAGCAAGAGTGCGGTTACGCGCCTGGTCTACGAAGACGTGGAAATTCTCCCGGGCCAGGTGGTGGCGCGAAACTTTCGTGCGTATATCGGACCGAAGGTCGCCGCAGGGCTTACCACGGTGGAGCCGGGTCTCGAGCGGTCGATCGACTACGGCTATTCCTGGCTCGAGCCGCTGACGCGGTTCTTTCACTGGCTGCTCGAATTTCTCTACGGCGTCTTTCCCAACTACGGGGTGGCGATCATCATGGTGACCCTGATGGTGCGCCTCGCGACGCTGCCCATCATGCAGAAGCAGATGAAATCCATGGAGCGCATGCGGGAATTGCAGCCTCGCCTGAAGGAGATCCAGGAGCAGTTCAAGGAAGACCGTCAGCGACAGTCCGAAGAGACGATGAAGCTATATAAAGAAGAGGGTGTAAATCCCCTCGGTGGCTGCCTCCCGATGTTGCTTCAGTTTCCGGTCTTCATCGGCCTCTTCTATGCGCTCCAGAGCACGATCGCGCTGCGCCACGCCCCGTTCATTCTCTGGATCAACGATTTGTCGGCCCCCGAGGAGCTGTTTTCGATTCCGGGTCTAGATATTCCTATCAGGATTCTTCCAATCGTGATGGGGGCCAGCATGTTCATCCAGCAGCGCATGACCCCCATGACCGGGATGGATCCCGTGCAGGCGCGAATGATGACCACCGTCATGCCATTGATGATGTTGGTGCTGTTTTACCAATTTCCCTCGGGCCTGGTTCTCTACTGGATGATCAGCAACTTCCTGGGAATTGCTCACCAGTTGTGGGTACGTCGCACTCGACAGGCGCAAGCGGCGGCCTCCTGAAGATCTATTTAACCATCCAAATCAACCCACTAGTTGAGAGAGGGACGAAGCATCATGTACGACGCAAAAGCGGAAGCAAATGAGTTTGTAGCGGACGACCGCGCCGAGGCGGTAAGCAAGGCGTGTCGGTTCTATGGGATCGAGGAGTCGGAATTGAAGATCATTGTCCCCGAGGGGGGCGAGATATTCGGCGCTGGCGCTCGGGCCGTGCTGGTCGCCATTCCCAAGAACGCAAAGCCCATTACTCCACACTCCGACTCCGGCGATCGAGGCGGCAGGGGACGCGACTCCGAACGCGGGCGAGGTTCGCGTGGGCGCGGCGGGGACCGGGGTGATCGAGGCGGTCGGGATCGAGGACGCGACAGCAGCCGCGGCCAGGATCGCGAGGTCGTGTCGGCAGAGCGCGAGAAGCCCCAGGGAGAGTCTCGTGGGGTAGTCGAGGGTCAAGTTGGAGAGGTCGGGAAGTTCATTCTCGGAATTGTCGAGCGCATGGGCCTCGGCGAGTTTCGCATCGCGGAATCGTCGGAAGGCGATTTCTGCGTTTACGAGCTCCGGGGCGAGGCTGCGCTCGCGCTGGGGACCGGCGACGGCCGGGCGGTAGACGCCCTGCAGCTGCTCGGCAACCAGTTCGCCATGCGGTTGAGCGATGATTCTCCCAGAGTTGTGGTGGACGCCGAGGGAGACGCTGAGAAGCGAACCGACTTTCTCGCGCGTCTCGCCAAGCGGGCGGCCGGACGCGCGAGCGAAACCAAGCGCGCGGTCGCACTCGACCCCATGAATGCACGAGATCGGCGGATTCTCCACGTGACGGTCAAAGATCTCGATGCCGTTGCGACCATGAGCGTGGGAACGGGGCGGTACCGCCAGGTCGTCGTCGTGCCAGAAGGCGCGGACGAGTACGCCGAAGCGGTGGCTTCGAGTTCCGCAACCCAGGACGACTAGGCGCCCTCGATTGGGGGGATTGTTCTAACCCGCCTCGAATGTTCCACGGGGAACAGACTGGGCATGTTCCACGGGGAACGGAACCCATCGACCCCCAAATACCCACAACAGACGAAGAATTTGAGTCCGCCCGAGAATCCATCTCGCTAGGCCTTGTGGCCCTGGGGTACGACCGCGAGCCTGCGGTTTTCGACCGCCTCGCGCGTCTCGCGACCCTATTGTCGAGCTGGGCCCCGCGAATGAATCTCACCGGCCACCGCGGCGCGGACACCATCGCGCGGCGGCTGATTCTCGACGCCCTCGCGCTTATCAATGTGCTTCCAGACTTCGAGAAGCTCGTGGATCTCGGATCGGGTGCGGGATTTCCGGGCCTCCCGATCGCGATTCTCTTTCCCGGCAGGACTGTAGTCTCGGTAGAGGCTCGCTCGCGCCGAGTATCGTTCCAGAAAACCGTGATCCGCGAGCTCGCGCTAGAGAACGTCACCATTCTGCTGGGGAGAATGGAATCCCTAGACCCCGTTCTGGCCGATGGCGTGGTGGCCCAGGCGGTGGCCCCGCCCGAACGCATTCTCGACCTGATGTTGCCCTGGTGCGTCGATGGCGGTTGGCTTGCGATTCCCGGGTCAGCCGACTCGCTCTCGAGCCCGCCGCCCGCGGCCGCCTCCCACACGCAATCCGCAGAGCTTCGCTATCGAGTCCCACTCGGGGGTGCGGATCGGCGGGTGTGGATGGCGAGAAAGTCCGCTCAACAGCCCACGGTTGAACAAATCTCCGAGATCGAGCGATGATTGTCGCCACGGCGACACTTATCCGAGCAACTATCCAAGCAACCACGCCGGGCGTGTGATACTTAAGGCGTTGGAGGGGGTGGGCGGGTTGGACGCTCGCCCGGCTCGGCAGAACACGAAATCTACCGGGCCGGGAGGCCCCTCCAGTCGGCGCCTCCTGGGCGTCGCGCGAACTGAGAGGTCAAGCCTCGGTGTCACCCTGTCGCGTCATTGCAGTCGTGAACCAAAAGGGCGGAGTGGGGAAGACCACCACCGCGGTCAATCTCGCGGCTTGCTTCGCGGTTTCAGAGCGCCGAACCCTTTTGATCGACCTGGACCCCCAGGGGAATGCCAGCAGCGCCTTTGATGTAGTGAATCCACCATATCAAGTATATGACACATTAATCGGTCGCATGGCGATCAAGGAGGCGGTGCTCGAGACCCAACTCGACTGCCTTCAGCTGCTGGCCGCGGGCCCCGATTTGGTTGGCGCCGAGATCGAACTCGCGGCTGCCGAAGATCGCGCCGAGCGCCTGGCTGAAGTCGTCGTCGACGCCCGCAACGACTACGACCTGATCCTGATCGACTGTCCGCCCTCGCTCGGAATCTTGACCCTCAACGCGCTCACGGCCGCGGACTCAATTTTGATCCCACTTCAATGTGAGTATTACGCCCTCGAAGGTTTGGCGCGTTTGCTGGAGACACGCGACCTGGTTCGCGCCCAACTCAATCCCGCTCTCGAACTCGAGGGCATCGCACTCACCATGGTGGATATGCGAAATAACCTCAGTCGCCAGGTCGAATCCGAGGTGCGCCAACACTTTGGAGCCAAGGTCTATCGGACGCGGATCCCGCGCAACGTTCGCCTGAGCGAAGCACCGAGTCACGGCAAGCCGATCCTGCTCTACGACATTCATTCGCGCGGAGCCGTGGCGTACCTGAAGCTTGCCGAAGAGATGCTGTCGAATATCCCAAGAGAAGAGGACGCGACCGCTTCCAACGCAAACCGACAAGCTGAAAAACAGCTCGGCCAGGCATCTGAATCGAAACCATCAACAGCGAGATCATCCATATTGAAACCATCGATGTCGGAAACATCAATAACGAATAGACGGGGAACCCAACATGAGTAATCGTCGCAACGCATTGGGTCGCGGTCTCGGAGCATTGATTCCTGGGGCCGGAAGTACGGAAGCACCGGCGACACCGCCCGCGTACGGCGAGCGCGTCCAGTCCGGTCACATTCGCGATATCCCTCGAGATGGGGCGCGAGACGCCGAATCGGCCCATCGGGCGGGATCGGGAGATCCAACACTTTTGAGAGTCGACGACATCGACCCCAACCCCGAGCAGCCGCGCCGTAACTTCGATGCGAATCAGCTCGAAGAACTCTCGCAGTCGATCCTGCGCCATGGCGTCCTGCAGCCGGTTGTCGTCCGGCGCGCCGGATCTCGCTATGAGTTGATCGTCGGCGAGCGGCGTTGGCGCGCGACCCAGGCCGCGGGCCTGAAGACGATCCCCGCAGTGGTGGCGGACATCGCTCCCCAGGAGCGACTCGAAATCGCGATCATTGAGAACGTTCAAAGGCAGGACTTGAATCCGATCGAGCTCGCCTATGCGTATCGCGCGTTGATCGAGAGCGGTGCGACTCAAGAAGAGGTGGGGAAGAAGGTCAGCAAAGAGCGCTCGAGCATTACCAACCACGTACGCCTGCTCGATCTGTCCCGGGAAATTCAGGAAGACGTGGAACGGGGCCGCCTCACGATGGGTCACGCCAAGGCGCTCCTCCAGGTCGGAAATCCAGAACGGCGCCTGCATCTGCGCGATCGAATCGTGAACGAGCGGCTCTCGGTTCGGGAGGCGGAAATGCTGGGTCGCGAAATCGCCGGGCCAGTGGCCCGGACCGCACCGCGAAAACCGCGCAAAGCGTCCACGGTGCTGGATCCGAGCCTGGCGCCGGTTCTCGAAGCCCTCCAGCGACATTTGCAGACGCGGGTAAAAATCGTCGGCGGGACCGAGCGCGGAAGGATCGAGATCGAATACTTTGAGAAGGAGGATCTCACGCGGATCGTGAGTCTCCTGATGGAAGGATCTCCTTGAGCCAGGTCGTCCCAGCTTCCCCGGCTTCGCGTCCGTCTTCCGCGGCGGATCCGTATCCCCCCGCGCCTCGCCAGGCAGGCCATCCGGCGCAGGAAGCAGCGCCGGTGATTCTCGCAGCGGGTGCCTCATTCGAAGGTTGGCTGACGTGCCGCAAGGCGGCGCGCATCGAAGGTTGTTTCCGCGGGACCGTGGTGGCCGAGGGTCGCATCGAGCTCGGCGAGGATGCTGAAGTGATCGGTCGAATCGAGGCGCGGGATATCGTTGTGGCGGGGAGCTTCGAGGGCGAACTCGTCGCCAGCCATTGCATCGAACTTCTCGCAACCGCTCGGGTCACGGGTGAACTTTACGCGCGAGAACTCGCCGCGGAAGAGGGTTGTACGGTGTCGGGGCGCTGTCGCACCGGGTCGCCTCCAAAAGCCCCCCTCTGACCCGACGCGGTTCCCCGAACGTCTTGAATCTGCGCTCAACTATGCAAAAATTGCCGCGCTGAAAACTCCACATCAGGCGTCCGAAGCATTGCAAGTGCGACCCCAAAGCACCGAAGAGAGTGGGGAAGCAAAGCAGGCTGGAGCGCTCGATGGACGGGGGCCTGCAACAATCTGGCGCATCGACAATGGGTACGACTAGGCGAGCATACGAGCCCCCGAATGACCGCGGGCACGACGTTTTAGACACGGACACCGGTGACCTAGATAGATGAAGCGGCGCGCATCGCTTCCCGGCGCCCGGGAGAGAACCAGGTGACAAATCTACGAATGCGGTCCTCGACGCCGGCGCCCGGCGCGATGGCCTCGCCAACGCTCGGGCGAGCCCGAACCGTCGAGTTCTGTGTGCGCACCGCGGCGTGGATCGTGTTCGCAAGCCTGATCGCGACTCCGGCGTACGCTTCGGGCAAACTCGTACTCCTGCCCAACCCGACTACGCTCGTCCCCCTGATCATCGCGTTCGTGCTTTTGATCGGACCCCTCAACGCGATGATCTTCCGTCCTCTACTCCGCGTACTCGACGAGCGCGACGCCAAGATTGCCGGAGCGACCCATGAAGCGGGGCAGTTGGTCGAGAGAGCGAGAGAGTTGACCCAGCGATACCGCGAGACGGTTCGAGAAGCGCGCGACGATGCCGAGGTTGCGCGCAAGCAACAACTCGAAGCAGCGCGTTCGGAACACGCTTCGATCACGAACGAAGCGCGAGCCCAATCAGAAGTTGAAATCAGGCGCGCGCGAGTAGACATCGAAGGCGCTCTCGTAGAAGCCCGGGAAACGCTCGAAGCCACATCTCGCGATCTCGCCAAGGTCGCGGCGGAGCGCATTCTCGGACGGCCACTGCAATGAGCATCCGTTCAGTGCGCGCCAAAGTAGACAGCGGTCTTTGCGGGTTCGTCTTCGTCTTCGTCCTCGCCGGCTCGGCGCTTCCCGCCCATGCTTCTTCTGGCGGGTCGGGTCCCGGGGTCAAAGAGCTTCTCTGGCAGGCGGCCAATCTGGTCCTGCTGCTCTGCGTATTGTTCGCTGTTGCGCGCAAACCCATCTCGGCATACTTCGCCGAGCGGCGCGAACAGATCCGGAGCGACATCAAGGACGCCGACAAACTCCTCGCCGAAAGCCGCAAAGAGTTTGCGCAATGGCAGGGAAAGCTCGCGGAGATGGACCAGGAGATTGAGGGCATCCGCGAAGAGACGCGTCGCCGCGCCGAAGACGAGCGCGACCAGATCGTCGCGGCCGCTCACGATCGCGCCGAACGGATCAAGGCAGATGCTGTCGTCGCGATCGATCAGGAACTGCGCAACGCTCGGGTGGAGTTGCAAAAAGAAGCCGCAACCATCGCCGTAGATCTCGCGGCCACGATGCTCGACCAGCAGGTCGACGATCGCGACCGCGACCGCCTGCTCGATGAGTTCATCACGTACGTTGAGCCGAATGGTTCTGCCAACGGGAACGGGAGGTAGCTCGTGCCGACTTCAGCCGCCGCACGGCGCTACGCCAAGGCGCTCTTCATGCTGGCAAAAGAGGACCGTCGCGTGAGCGAAGTCGGAGCCGAACTCGACACGCTCGCAGGGCTGCTCGCCGACAGCGAGGACCTGCGCAAAGCCCTGATGACCCCGCTCCATCCCGTGAGTGAGCGCAAGGCAGTTCTCCGATCAGTATCTGAGGCCGCCGGTATGGGCTCCGTGATTCGCAACTTCTACAGCTATCTGATCGACCAGCGACGCCTGGTCGAGTTCTACGGCATTCGCGAAGAGTACCAACACCTCGCCGATGAAGATGCGGGTTTGATCAAGGCCATCGTAACCACCGCCAGCCCGCTCGACGATCGACGCAAGGATCGTCTGCGGCGCGCGCTTTCCGCGCGCACCGGTCGCGAGGTGCAACTCGATGTCCAGATCGACCCCGACTTGATCGGCGGTGCAATCGCCAAGGTCGGAGGCATGGTCTTCGACGGAAGTCTCCGCGCGCAGCTCCACCAGCTGCGCGTCAATCTCACTAAGGAATCCTGACCCATGAACATCCGACCCGGAGAGATCACCGACATTCTGAAGCGGGAAATCCGCGAATACGATCGAGAGATCGACGTCGCGGAGACCGGCACCGTGCTTTCGGCCGGTGACGGCATCGCGCGGGTCTACGGTCTCGACAACGTGCTCGCGGGAGAGCTGGTCGAATTTCCCGGCGGCCTGCGCGGGATGGTGCTGAACCTCGAAGAAGACAACGTCGGCGTTGCGGTGATGGGCGAAGCGCATCACATCAAAGAAGGCGACATCGTAAAGCGCACCGGCCGCATTATCGAAGTGCCGGTAGGCGACGCGATGTTGGGCCGTGTAGTGGACGGGCTCGGGAAGCCGATCGACGGCAAGGGCCCGATCGAGACCTCCGAGTACCGGCAGGTTGAACTCAAGGCCCCGGGTATCGTGACTCGTAAGTCGGTGGATGAATCTCTGGCAACCGGCATCAAGGCCATTGACGCCATGGTGCCGATCGGCCGCGGTCAGCGCGAACTCATCATCGGCGATCGCCAGACGGGCAAGACGGCAGTCGCGATCGACGCGATCATCAACCAGAAGGGAACCGGCGTCCTTTGCATCTACGTCGCAATCGGGCAGAAGCTGAGTACGGTCGCCCAGGTGATGGAAAAACTTATCCAGCACGATGCGATGGAGTACACCGTCATCGTCGCCGCGACGGCTTCCGAACCCGCACCACTCCAGTTCATCTCCCCCTACACGGGCTGCACCATCGGCGAGTACTTCCGCGATACGGGCCGACACGCACTGATTGTCTACGATGATCTTTCCAAGCAGGCCGTAGCCTACCGCCAGCTCTCACTCTTGCTGCGCCGGCCGCCGGGACGCGAAGCCTACCCGGGCGACGTCTTCTACATTCATTCACGGTTGCTCGAACGTGCATGCAAGCTCAACGACGATCTTGGGGGTGGAAGCCTCACGGCACTTCCCATCATCGAGACCCAGGCGGGGGACGTTTCGGCCTACATCCCGACCAACGTCATTTCCATTACCGACGGCCAGATCTTCCTGGAAACGGATC is drawn from Myxococcales bacterium and contains these coding sequences:
- the yidC gene encoding membrane protein insertase YidC is translated as MDRNTLLAIALSLLVLSAWSSWEATHVPPPTEAAEEAAAAPGDFREAPEATTDSWPGDDSARDSVWRSEGVGQTTVRAATPQKVIERWKGGPESALYRVQLDNRGGGIASWLLLDEVYEVGFGESAVPIELVTRDDENTVILATPLKGLGIGDLSEALFRVEGQGSQRVVFVLERNGIVVRKTFEFDPTSYAFAVEVAIENATDRALNLDFDLEWAASVVEGNDFTEQSLIALANDEVERELIPSVGSGGFFSFLGGGDDEGPTTFKGVIEWAGVSNRYFLAALIPNSLESSIATVSFEPVIPSKSAVTRLVYEDVEILPGQVVARNFRAYIGPKVAAGLTTVEPGLERSIDYGYSWLEPLTRFFHWLLEFLYGVFPNYGVAIIMVTLMVRLATLPIMQKQMKSMERMRELQPRLKEIQEQFKEDRQRQSEETMKLYKEEGVNPLGGCLPMLLQFPVFIGLFYALQSTIALRHAPFILWINDLSAPEELFSIPGLDIPIRILPIVMGASMFIQQRMTPMTGMDPVQARMMTTVMPLMMLVLFYQFPSGLVLYWMISNFLGIAHQLWVRRTRQAQAAAS
- a CDS encoding class I SAM-dependent methyltransferase; its protein translation is MSSWAPRMNLTGHRGADTIARRLILDALALINVLPDFEKLVDLGSGAGFPGLPIAILFPGRTVVSVEARSRRVSFQKTVIRELALENVTILLGRMESLDPVLADGVVAQAVAPPERILDLMLPWCVDGGWLAIPGSADSLSSPPPAAASHTQSAELRYRVPLGGADRRVWMARKSAQQPTVEQISEIER
- a CDS encoding ParA family protein, producing MSPCRVIAVVNQKGGVGKTTTAVNLAACFAVSERRTLLIDLDPQGNASSAFDVVNPPYQVYDTLIGRMAIKEAVLETQLDCLQLLAAGPDLVGAEIELAAAEDRAERLAEVVVDARNDYDLILIDCPPSLGILTLNALTAADSILIPLQCEYYALEGLARLLETRDLVRAQLNPALELEGIALTMVDMRNNLSRQVESEVRQHFGAKVYRTRIPRNVRLSEAPSHGKPILLYDIHSRGAVAYLKLAEEMLSNIPREEDATASNANRQAEKQLGQASESKPSTARSSILKPSMSETSITNRRGTQHE
- a CDS encoding ParB/RepB/Spo0J family partition protein, translated to MSNRRNALGRGLGALIPGAGSTEAPATPPAYGERVQSGHIRDIPRDGARDAESAHRAGSGDPTLLRVDDIDPNPEQPRRNFDANQLEELSQSILRHGVLQPVVVRRAGSRYELIVGERRWRATQAAGLKTIPAVVADIAPQERLEIAIIENVQRQDLNPIELAYAYRALIESGATQEEVGKKVSKERSSITNHVRLLDLSREIQEDVERGRLTMGHAKALLQVGNPERRLHLRDRIVNERLSVREAEMLGREIAGPVARTAPRKPRKASTVLDPSLAPVLEALQRHLQTRVKIVGGTERGRIEIEYFEKEDLTRIVSLLMEGSP
- a CDS encoding polymer-forming cytoskeletal protein; this translates as MSQVVPASPASRPSSAADPYPPAPRQAGHPAQEAAPVILAAGASFEGWLTCRKAARIEGCFRGTVVAEGRIELGEDAEVIGRIEARDIVVAGSFEGELVASHCIELLATARVTGELYARELAAEEGCTVSGRCRTGSPPKAPL
- a CDS encoding ATP synthase F0 subunit B translates to MTNLRMRSSTPAPGAMASPTLGRARTVEFCVRTAAWIVFASLIATPAYASGKLVLLPNPTTLVPLIIAFVLLIGPLNAMIFRPLLRVLDERDAKIAGATHEAGQLVERARELTQRYRETVREARDDAEVARKQQLEAARSEHASITNEARAQSEVEIRRARVDIEGALVEARETLEATSRDLAKVAAERILGRPLQ
- a CDS encoding ATP synthase F0 subunit B; this translates as MSIRSVRAKVDSGLCGFVFVFVLAGSALPAHASSGGSGPGVKELLWQAANLVLLLCVLFAVARKPISAYFAERREQIRSDIKDADKLLAESRKEFAQWQGKLAEMDQEIEGIREETRRRAEDERDQIVAAAHDRAERIKADAVVAIDQELRNARVELQKEAATIAVDLAATMLDQQVDDRDRDRLLDEFITYVEPNGSANGNGR
- the atpH gene encoding ATP synthase F1 subunit delta, with protein sequence MPTSAAARRYAKALFMLAKEDRRVSEVGAELDTLAGLLADSEDLRKALMTPLHPVSERKAVLRSVSEAAGMGSVIRNFYSYLIDQRRLVEFYGIREEYQHLADEDAGLIKAIVTTASPLDDRRKDRLRRALSARTGREVQLDVQIDPDLIGGAIAKVGGMVFDGSLRAQLHQLRVNLTKES
- a CDS encoding F0F1 ATP synthase subunit alpha translates to MNIRPGEITDILKREIREYDREIDVAETGTVLSAGDGIARVYGLDNVLAGELVEFPGGLRGMVLNLEEDNVGVAVMGEAHHIKEGDIVKRTGRIIEVPVGDAMLGRVVDGLGKPIDGKGPIETSEYRQVELKAPGIVTRKSVDESLATGIKAIDAMVPIGRGQRELIIGDRQTGKTAVAIDAIINQKGTGVLCIYVAIGQKLSTVAQVMEKLIQHDAMEYTVIVAATASEPAPLQFISPYTGCTIGEYFRDTGRHALIVYDDLSKQAVAYRQLSLLLRRPPGREAYPGDVFYIHSRLLERACKLNDDLGGGSLTALPIIETQAGDVSAYIPTNVISITDGQIFLETDLFNSGIRPAINVGLSVSRVGGAAQKKAMKSVAGSLKLSLAQYREMEAFAQFGSDLDHTTQEQIANGQRQVEILKQGQYSPMSMEEQVISIYAATPQKTRKSWVRDIAVKEVQAYEKEMQIYMRASHSEVLDAIRDSGKLESDTEKKLIAALDKFAEIYQPRSTSGTEAS